CATTTCATGTTGATATTTTATGCTGCCATTCCCAACGGCAATAAGAGTGTCACTGCCTTTTTTGCTGAAAAGTGATTCTATGGTGTAATCACCGGGTGAAAGGATCTCAATTGGCATTGAGTCACTTACAATATGGTATCGTGCAGCAAAGACTCTTCCTTTTTTGGCATCAAATGCTACAATGCAATCAGCATTACTATGAGCTATCGCACATGCAAAAAGAAGTGGCGTGGGTATACCTACAAGTGGTATTTGTAAAATCTGTGCCAGCATACGGGCAGTAGTTACTGCAATTCTTATCCCGGTAAATGAACCCGGACCTATACCAACCCCAATACACTGAATGTTGTGGATGGTGGTGTTCAATTGGTTACATGCGTTATCAATAGTATCAAATAGTGTTACCGAATGTGAATGCACAACATAGGCAGATTTATCGGCTATAATGCCATTATACCTAAGTGCAACAATTTCCAAATCAGTTGCAGTATCAAGAAGCAGGATGTTCAATGGTAATCTTCCTCCTATTGTTATCGATGTACTCAAGCGTTATGTGGTATATACCTTGGGGGAGGCGTTGGGCAGCTCTGTCAGCCCATTCAATGACCGATACGCCTTCATCAAACCAGTATTCCTCAAAAAAAAGATTTTCAAGTTCGGTATCGTCAGAAATGCGGTACAGGTCAAAATGGTAAAGCGGAATAGGCGCTTCATAAACTTCAAGCAGTGTAAAGGTAGGGCTTGTTATTTCTTCATCAATACCCATACCTTTTGCAATTCCTTTAGTTAATATGGTTTTGCCTGTACCAAGCTGGCCAACAAGTGCAAAAATATCTCCTGGCTTTGCCTTAGTGCCAAGTTCAATGCCTAATGCAAATGTTTCTTCCTGCGATTTGGTTATGTAGGTTGTACGTTGCATGTTATTCCACTGTGATATGTTCAAATGCAGTTACATTGAGTTTACTTATAAAATCACGCATATGCTGCGGCACGTCAATAGAAAATTGCATGCGCTTGCCGGTAATGGGATGATCAAACTCTAAAAACGTTGATGCAAGAAGCATATAGGGAACCTTGTACTTTTCCCATTTTTTGGAGTATAGCTTGTCGCCAACGATGGGCAGCCCTATCGACGATAAGTGAACTCTAATCTGATGTGTCCTGCCAGTATATATTTGTACATTCAGCCGCGAAAAAACCCCCTGTTGGGTATGCCATAGTTCCTGCAAAGTGTAGTGGGTAATTGCTTCTTTCCCATCATCGCGTACGGTCATCTTATGTCCATATTTTGGGTGGCGGTCGATAGCTC
This is a stretch of genomic DNA from Spirochaetota bacterium. It encodes these proteins:
- the tsaB gene encoding tRNA (adenosine(37)-N6)-threonylcarbamoyltransferase complex dimerization subunit type 1 TsaB — encoded protein: MNILLLDTATDLEIVALRYNGIIADKSAYVVHSHSVTLFDTIDNACNQLNTTIHNIQCIGVGIGPGSFTGIRIAVTTARMLAQILQIPLVGIPTPLLFACAIAHSNADCIVAFDAKKGRVFAARYHIVSDSMPIEILSPGDYTIESLFSKKGSDTLIAVGNGSIKYQHEMEHLCNTIQFIPDFIPDAVKMINAVELLYSQNPSHYADYRNVVPYYARKSDAEIMKELRDKKQIN
- the tsaE gene encoding tRNA (adenosine(37)-N6)-threonylcarbamoyltransferase complex ATPase subunit type 1 TsaE → MQRTTYITKSQEETFALGIELGTKAKPGDIFALVGQLGTGKTILTKGIAKGMGIDEEITSPTFTLLEVYEAPIPLYHFDLYRISDDTELENLFFEEYWFDEGVSVIEWADRAAQRLPQGIYHITLEYIDNNRRKITIEHPAS